CTGTAGATGGTATGACACTCACGTATATTATTTGAAAAATTACGCTTATAACTGCGAATTCCAGACAATATCCTATAATTTAATATGGATTACCGAGTCCAAATTGATTACCCTTCACCAAATTTAAATAATTCTACAACTCACACAATTTTGTACTCTAAACATGTTTATTTTTATGCATCCAAAGTCCAAAACAATAGAAACAATATTACTAGTAGTAAAAATAGAAGTATAACCAGCAAAAATGGAATTAAGAAACAACTACTATTATTTTGTACATAAGACTTTAAGAGAAACGAAGGAATAAATGAACAAACTAAATTGAGAGAAAATCGAACTCCTACTCAGCTGTTTTGATCCTATGATCATACTCTACAAATATAGATCCCTAATACTATCAGGCAATTCTGTCAGACAAATATTGCCTAGAGGAACACCCTTTTCCGATTTCTACTTTTTTCAGCTTCcgcttctctctcttcctccattCACTCGGCCTCATCGGCTGCCGCATTCAGGTCAATCCTCGGCTTCTTGCCGCTGCCGTccccgggggcggcgccggtggagaCGGACTTCCCGGCGAGCGGTGGCACCCTAGCCGCGCAACGCGGGCAACGGGGGTCCGCCTCGGCGATGAGCACGTAGGTGAGGCaggacgggcacgcggcggcgcgcaTCGCGGGGGTCGCGGTGGTCGGCGGCGACCGGTTGCGCTTTCCCGCtgaggaagaggacgacgagGTGGACGCGGACGATGTGGATgacgtcgccggcgaggcggcagctctcccggcggcggcgcgctcgagAGCGGAGCGGACCATGTCGAGGGTGCAGACCGCGGTCGAGGCGgctggcgctgccgccgcgacggccgggGGAGGCAGGTTGAGATCATGATGGTGACGACCGTCTTGGACGCTCGGGTGTCGTGGAGTCAGGAACGTCTTGCCGGACTGCAAGAAAATCAACAGGA
This portion of the Setaria viridis chromosome 7, Setaria_viridis_v4.0, whole genome shotgun sequence genome encodes:
- the LOC117863033 gene encoding uncharacterized protein translates to MAADVGSVARLLRGEAGKKAGPPEIVTMDLLGGCGGGGGAVEDEVVDLELSVPTGFERRLDLLSGKTFLTPRHPSVQDGRHHHDLNLPPPAVAAAAPAASTAVCTLDMVRSALERAAAGRAAASPATSSTSSASTSSSSSSAGKRNRSPPTTATPAMRAAACPSCLTYVLIAEADPRCPRCAARVPPLAGKSVSTGAAPGDGSGKKPRIDLNAAADEAE